The genomic DNA CACGCTCGGTGGCAGGGGCCCGGGAGGCGGCCCGGGGGACGGCTCGGACATCGCTGAAGCTCGTTTCTTGACGGTCAATGCACTGCGCCCGCCGCGGGAGAGTCCCCGGGCGGGCGGTCATCGGTAAATCGGAGATGCTTAAGTGTAGAGACCGCGGTCGGTCGCCGTCACGGCGGCCTGGGCGGAGCCGGGCTTGAGCTTCTTCAGCTCGTTGACGGACCTGATCGTCGCCTCGGGCTTACGGATCTTGCGCACCCGCTGGAAGCCGACCAGCGCCAACACAGCCGCAGTGACCAGCATGATCAGGAAGACGATGAGGAAGGCGGCCCAGCGCTCAAGCCAGACGGCCAGCAGCTCGGCGAGGAAGAAGAAAAAGAAGAAGGAGGAGTACAGGCCGACGACGCCCGCGACCGCGAACAGGCCGCCGCCGACGGCGCCCTTCTTGACCTCGCCGACGATCTCCGTCTTGGCGAGCTCGATCTCGGAACGGAAGAGAGTCGACATCTGGGACGTGGCGCTGGACACCAGGTCACCGATGGAGTTCTCGGCGCCCTTGGCGGAATCGACATCACTGAGCGGGATGGAGTTCACCTTCGCGGAATATGCGGATGAACCGTCTGTGTAAAGGCCTTCTTTATTGCTCACGTGAGTTACCTGCCTCTTATGGTCGTTGTTGGCGACACCTTCATGCGTGCCAGGTTTTAAGTTGATTTTAATGTGCGGATCACATTACGTGTCCATGGCCCATAGTGCCACGGTGTCGCGGCCCATGCCCGAACTTGCGCGGAACCGCGATGGAACCGGTCACTAGTGTAGTGGATATGACTCACACCGACCCGTTGGCTCCGCTCCTTGACCTCGGCGAGGTGACGGAACTGGCCACCCGCGCCCACGACGCGATCGCCGCCGCTCACCGCCGGCCGGCCGCGCTGCGCAAGTCGAATCTGCTGGTCGCCGAGTCGGTGCTGCGGGGGGCGCGACTGTCAACGCTCATCGAGGGGGAGGCCGCCCCTGTCGACGGTGAGCCCTCGGGGGTGTTCGCCCACGTCATCAGCGTCCACGGCCTTCTCTCGCCGGCGTCGATTCAGACGAGCGCCGCCACCTTCAGGCGCTCGCCCGCCAACGTCCTGGCCCGCATGGACGTCGCCGCCGGCGGGGACGGCCGACCGGTGGGGGCGCAGGCGGCCCAGCGCATCCGCATGATCGCCGGGCTTGTCGACGCCAATTCCGGAGCCCACCAGGTCCTGCTGCCTCAGGTCATCCACGCCGAGATCGCCTCGCACGAGCTCTTCGGACCCCGCAGCGGGATCATCGCCCGCGCCACCGCCCGCCTGACCGCCGTTGCCACCGGATTTGACCCCCGCGGTCTCGCCGTCCCGGAGGTCCACTACAACCGTCACAGGCGCGAGTACCTCGAGCTCCTGGCGGGGTGGACCTCGGGGAGCGAGGGCGTGCGGGACTGCCTGGAATTCCTCCTGACCGGCTGGATCGCCGGGGCCGCAGAGGCGGAGGCCATCATCAGGGCGGCCTGAGCGACGGCTCAGGCGCTGCGGTTGCCCGGCGTCTCGCCCGGTCGCCGGCCACGCTGGGCCAGCCACCACCCGCCGGCCGTCAGCGCGGCGAGAGCGGCGATGACCCCGGCGCCGATGCCCACGTCGCGGGCGTTGGGCAGCGGGAAGAGCGGGACCGGGTCCTTGAAGGAGCGGACCTCCCAGCCCGATTCCAGCGCGTGCTTCTTCATCGCCCGGTCCGGGTTGACCGCGACCGGGTTGCCTACCATCTCCAGCATGGGGATGTCCGTGGCGGAATCGGAGTAGGCGAAGCTGGACGCCAGGTCGTAGTGGTTGGCCTCGGCGAGGTCGGCGATGGCCTGCGCCTTCGCGTCGCCTTTCGCGTAGAAGAGGATCTCGCCGGTGAAGCGGCCGTCGGCGACCTCCAGCTCGGTGGCGACGACCTGGTCGATGCCCAACTCCGCGGCGATGGGCTCCACCAGCTGGGACGCCGAGGCCGAGATGATGATGACGTCGTGGCCGGCGGCCTTGTGGAAGTCGATCAATTCCCGGGCCTCGGAGTAGATCACCGGTGTGACCACGGTGTGCATGGCCTCTGTGGTGATGCGGGAGACCTCGCTGACCGACCAGCCGCTGACGAGGCTGGTCAGCTGATCGCGGCTGGCGTCCATCTGTTCCGAGGAGTGGCCCGCCACCATGTAGGTGCCCTTGGCCAGGGAAATCTGGAAGGCCTCGGTGTGGCTGATCAGCCCGTTGTGCATGAACTCCTTGCCGAAGGCGTAGGCCGAGGAGGTGGCGATGATGGTTTTGTCCAGGTCAAAGAAGGCCGCGACCCGGTGCTCGGGTGGCGGCGTGTTGACCTGTGGCGACTCTGCTGAATGGTCGTCCCTGTTCGTCTCAACCATGTCGCGCCCAGTGTACTCAGCGACCCTGGGGATGGGAAGCGCCTGCTGTGGTCGGTGGGTCGGGAGAGACGGGAGGGAAGGGTTAAAGGTGGGACTAAAACCCGTGAAAGTGGGCCAAAATGTATTGACGGATACTTGAAAACGTGCGATACTTGCCCATGCAAGGCCCCGATATACAGTGTGGCCTGCCCCGGTCCGCCCCCCGAGACCGGGTTATTGATGACCCGCGCATCCCCCCGAGGCGCGGGTCATCCTATGTTTCCGGCACGGTTCATCCACATTTTTTTGGTGACACAAACTCTAAATGAGGGGTTATCCACAGGGTTGGGGCGGGGGTCCGCGGGCCCGTCGTCCAGGGACGAGTGTGTGGGGCATGAGCCGAACGACGCCACCGTTGTCCGAACCCTATCTCCTCACCGCCGTCGCCAACCCGCTGCTCCACCCCGACGTCGGCCACGCCGCCGCGGCGACCGGCCGCCCGGTCATCGATCTCGCCGCCCAGCTCGACGGCGCGGACCGGGGCGCCAAGGCAAACCTGCTGGCACGCCACCTCCCGCGCGCGGCCGCCGTCATCGTCGACGGGGACACCGCCCGCGTCCTCGCCGGCCCCCGCACCCACGACCACATCTTCGTCACCGTGCGGGACGAAGATCCGATTCCCTGGGAGGACGTGCTCGCCTGTCATGCCGATCAGGTCTTCTACCTTCCGGCGCAGGCTGCGGAGCTCCTGGCAGCCATCGCCGATCTGCCCCGGACCGGCTCCCCGGCCGACGGGACACGCGACGCCACGCACGCGCGGGGCCGGGTCCTCATCGTCACGGCGACCGCCGGGGGAGCGGGCACCTCGACACTGGCCGCGGCGGTGGCACGGACCGCCACCCGCGCCGGCCAGCTGACCACGCTGGTCGACGGCGTGGACACCTCCGGCGGGATGGACCTCCTGCTCGGGCTCGAGGACACACCCGGGGCGCGCTGGCCGGATCTGCACATCAATCCGGAGGGCAACCTCGACGCCGAGGCCCTGCGCACGGCGCTGCCCGCCGAGGGAACCGGCCTGGCCGTTCTTTCCGCCGCCCGCCCGACTGTCGCGGAATCCTTCCAGCTGCGCCCCGAAACCATCGCGACTGTGGCGTCCACCCTGGCTGAGGCCGGCGGCACGGTCATCGTCGACGCGCCACCCGCACAGACCTGGGTGCACGGTGACGTGGAGTCCCACCCGCTCGCCACGGCGGCCGACCACCTCGTCCTGCTCACGACGGCACAGGTGCGCCCGGCGGCGGCGGCGAGTTCTATCGCGCGTCGGCTCGCGGCCGCAGGCATTCCCCACTGCCTGGTCGCGCGGCACCGGGACTGGTCGGGGCTCGACGCCACCGATCTCACCCGCCTGACCGGCCTGGACGTCTCCGCGGAGATCGCCACCCTGCCCCGCCTCGCGCGCACCACGGAGATCGCCGGACTGCCGAACCCGGTGCCGGCGGCCCTGGGCACCGCAGCCGGCGTAGCGCTGGCCGCCGCCGGACTGCCCGGAGGCCCCCGATGAGCGACGCCACACTGATTGAGCGCCTCCACCGCCGCCTGCTCGACGACCCCTCCCTTTCCGCCACCGACCCCGTGACGCTCGCGGCCCTCATCCGCGAGGAGGCGCCCGTCATCAGCGACGTCGACGTCCTCGATACCCTGCGCAGACTGCGCGACGACACCACCGGCGCGGGCCGCCTCGATCAGCTGCTGTCCGCAGACAACGTCACCGACATCCTGGTCAACGGCCCCGCAGAGGTCTGGGTCGACCGGGGCCGTGGCCTGGAACGCAGCGAGGTCACCTTCGCCAGCGACGACGACGTCCGTGCCCTCGCAGTCCGGCTGGCCACCGCCTGCGGCCGACGGCTTGATGACGCCCAGCCTTTCGCCGACGGCCGCTTGAGCCGGGACGACGGCTCCACCGTGCGCGTCCACGCGCTGCTGGCCCCGCCCTCGGCCTCCGGCACCTGCCTGTCCCTGCGCGTCCTGCATCAGGCCACGACCAGGCTCGACGACCTCGTCACCCGGGGCAGCGTCGCGGCGCCCCAGGCGCAACTGCTGCGCGGACTCCTGGGGGCGCGACGCTCCTTCCTGATCGTCGGCGGCACCGGCACCGGCAAAACCACGCTGCTGGCGGCCCTGCTGGCGGAGGTGCCCGCCAGCGAGCGCATCATCTGCATCGAGGACACCGCCGAGCTCAAACCCGCCCACCCCCACGTGCTCAACCTGGTCACCCGTGGGGCGAACACCGACGGCGCCGGCTCCATCGCGATGAGCCAACTGCTCAAACAGGCGCTGCGCATGCGCCCGGACCGCATCGTCGTCGGCGAGATCCGGGGCGGGGAGGTCGTCGACCTGTTGTCCGCCCTCAACACCGGCCACGACGGCGGGGCGGGCACCATCCACGCCAACTCCACCACCGAGGTACCGGCGAGGCTGGAGGCACTGGCCGCCCTCGGTGGCCTGGACAGGCCGGCCCTGCACGCGCAACTGGCCGCGGCGGTGGATGTGGTGTTGGCGATGCGCCGCGACACGGACGGCGTCCGCCGCCTCGGGCAGATCGCGGTGCTGGAGGGGCAGCCCGTGGTCGCGCGGGTGATCTGGGACTCCGTGAGCGGCCCCTCCGCCGACTACACGCAGACAGCCGCAGCCCTCACGGAGGAGCGATGAGCCTGCTGAGCGCACTGCTGACGGCGGCCGCTGGGATGGCCCTCGCGCCGCCCGCGCCCACGGGGCGTATCGCCGTGCTCGCCGCGCCGCGCCCCGGGCGACGAGCGAATTGGAATCGGCTGAAGCCACTCATCCCGCTCGTTTCCGGAGCCGTAATGACCGTCGTCCTGCTGGGTGACCGCCTCTCGATCGCCGTGGCCGCCCTCACCGTGGCGGGAACCGGGGCCGTGCTGGGCGCGTCGGCGCTCAAGCGTCGTCGGGCCATAGCCCGGTCGCGGGCGACCACCGCGCTGCTGGGGCATCTCGTCGCTGACCTGGAGGCCGGGGCGGACCCCGCCACCGCCCTGGCCAGGGCCGCCGAGGAGACCACCGCAGCCCCGGACATCACCCGCCTGGTTCGCTCGGCCGCCGTGCACGCCCGGCGCGGGCACAGCCCCGCACCCGTGCTCACCGGACAGGAGGAGCTCAGGGAACTGGCGGAGGTCGGCAAGGCGTGGGGGCTCGCGCAGCGGCACGGCATTCCCCTGGCCGGCCTGCTGCGGATGCAGGGGGAACAGATCACCCAGGCTCTCCGTCACGAGGCCGCCACCACGGCCTCACTGCAGGGACCACAGGCCACCGCCCTGATTCTGTCCGCGCTGCCGCTGGCCGGGATAGCCCTGGGCTCGACCATGGGCGCGAACCCGGTCGCCTGGCTGCTCGGCGGTGGACTGGGCGGGACGCTGTTGATGGCGGGCACGGCGCTCAACTGTGCCGGGCTGCTTCTCGCCCACGAGATCATCCGGAGGGCCAGGTCATGACCCTCACACTTATTCTCCTGTGCGCCTCCCTCACGCTCACCGCCCCCGGACCGGCGGGCCGGCTGCTGCCCGGGGAGGGGCCCGAACCGAGACGGAGCCCGAAGACGCCCCGGGACGGTCCCCACCCGGTGCGCACCGCCGCGGAACTGGAGATCTACGCAGCCTGCATGGACGCCGGGCTCTCACCGGCGGCCGCGAGCACCGCCCTCGCTGCCGTCGCCGGCCCGGCGACGGCCCGGGTGTGGGCGCACGTCGGGGCGCTCCTGTCCCTTGGCATCCCGTCACACCGGGCCTGGGATCAGGCCATCGGCACCCCCGGCCTGGACGAGCTGGCGCGCACCGCCCGACTCGCCGACCGCTCAGGGGCCGCCAGCGCCGACGCGACCAGGCGAATCGCCGCCGGCCTCCGGGCAGAGGCCGCAGACCAGTCCACCGCACGCGCCGAACGGGCCAGCGTCCTCATCGCCATCCCCCTCACCGCGTGCTTCCTCCCGGCCTTCCTGATTCTGGGACTCGCACCCGTCATCATCAGCCTGGCCTCGACCATGTTCTGACACCACCACCCGTACCACCCAGCCAAGGAGAAGACCCATGCTCGACCGCATCAAAAACCAGTTGACCAACGACCACGGAATGTCCACAATCGAGTACGCGATGGGATCGCTCGCCGCCGCCGCGCTGGCCGCCGTCCTCTACCTCGTCGTCAACTCTGGAGGCGTCACTGACGCCTTCGAAACCATCATCACCGACGCCCTGAGCAACACCCCCGGATGATGAACGGCCGGGTGTTCGCCAATGACCGTGGCTCCGTCACCGTGGAGGCCGCGCTGAGCATGGTCACCCTGGTGGCTGTGGCCTCCGCGGTGCTTGCGGCGTTGGCGACGATGGCGGCGCACCTCTCTGCGGTGCAGACCGCGGGCGCCGCCGCCCGCGCCGAGGCCGTCGGCGTGACCTTCGAGCCGACCCGGGGCAGCGTCGAGGTGGCGTCCACCGGCGGGATGATCACGGTGACCGCCACCGTTCCCGCCGTGCTCGGGGACGTGGCGGCCACCGCCATCGCGCCGGTGGAGGATGCGCCGTGACCAGGGCCCGGCACTTGCTTGCCGACGACTCCGGAAGTGCCACCCTCGTCACGGTCGGATTCTCGGTCGCGTTGGCCTCGCTGCTGCTGGTCATGGTCCACGCCTATTCGCAGGTCAGAGACCAACAGCTGGCCCGCACCGCGGCCGACCTGGCGGCGGTGGCCGGGGCCTGGGCGCATTCCTGGGGTGAGCCGGCGTGCGCGACGGCGCGGGAGTTCGCGGAGGCCAACGGCGCGAAACTTGTGGACTGCCGACTGGACAAGGAGTCCGGGGACGTGACGGTGACGACCGGTGTCGGCACGCGGGAGGCGGCGGCGCGCGCCGGACCGATCTAGGAGCGTGCGGTCATCGTCACCAACCCGCCCAGCAGCCTGAGTGCACCGGCCTTGTCCAGCGGGTTGTTGCCGTTGCCGCACTTGGGCGACTGCACGCACGAGGGGCAGCCGGACTCGCAGGAGCAGGAACGCACGGTCTCGAAGGTCGCCTCGATCCATTCGGGGAAGCGACGGAAACCCTCGTCGGCGAAGCCTGCTCCACCGGGGTTGCCGTCGTACACGAATACCGTCGGCAGGTTGGTGTCCGGGTGCAGGGCGGTCGACACGCCGCCGATGTCCCAGCGGTCACACGTGGCGATCAGGGGGAGCAGGCCGATCGCCGCGTGCTCGGCGGCGTGCAGGGAACCCGGGGCGTCGGCGGGGGAAATGCCCAGTTCCGTCAGCACCATCGGGTCGATCGTGTAGGCCACCGCACGGGTGACCAGTCGCTGCTGCGGCATGTCGAGCGAGACCATCTCGCCGATCGTGCCGTCGGCGAGCCTGAGGACGTAGCCGACGACCTGGTCGGTGACCTCGACCTCGACGTTGGCGACCCACAGGCCGGGGGAGTAGTTGATGATCTCCTGGTCGGCGGGCTGGCTGAGGAGCCGGATGTCGGTGACGGATCGGGCGGTCGTCGAGAAGTCCGGAACCTCCGGCCGGGCCAGCGCCACATGATCGTCCAGGTCGAGATCGTCAATGACGTAGCTGGCGCCCTGGTGCAGGTACACCGCGCCGGGATGGATCTGTGCCGGGGCCCGGCCGCCGTCGATGGTGCCCAGCAGGCGGCCGTCGGAGACGTCGACGATCATTACCTCCTCGCCGGTGCCGCCGCGCAGGGCGACGGACTGGTGGGCGGTCTCCGGGGTCGGGAGCTCGTCGACGCCCGCGGGCCGGGGGGTGGCGAACCAGCCGGTGGGACGCTGACGCAGGAGGCCGACGTCGGCGAGCTCACGGACGACCTCGCGGGCACCGAGCTCGTCGACCTCCGCCTCGCTGAGGGGTTTTTCGACGGCGGCACAGTAGACGTGGCCACGCAGGACATAGGGGTTGCGCGGATTGAAGACGCTGCGCTCGACGGGTGTGCCCAACAAGGCCTCCGGGTGATGGACGAGATAGGTGTCCATCGGCTCATCGCGGGCGACCAGGACCACCAGCGACCCCTGACCGCGGCGGCCGGCGCGCCCGGCCTGCTGCCAGAAGGAGGCGACGGTGCCCGGAAAACCGGCGGTGACCACCGCGTCGAGGCCGCCGACGTCGATGCCGAGCTCGAGGGCGTTGGTGGAGGCGACCCCGAGGAGGGTGCCGTCGTCGAGCGCCTTTTCCAGCGCGCGGCGGTCCTCGGCCAGGTAGCCGGCGCGGTAGGAGGCGACGCGGGCGGCGAAGTCGCGACGGCCCAGGGAGATCAGCTCCTCCTGCGCACGCATGGCGACGACCTCGGCGGCGCGCCGGGACCGGACGAAGGTCAGCGTGCGGGCGCCCTCGGCGATGGCGACGGCCATGATGCCGGCCGCCTCGGTGGTGGCCGCCCGCCGGACCGGGGCGCCGTTCTCACCCTCCGCGCCGTCGATGAAGCCGGGTTCCCAGAGGGCCACGGTGCGGGCACCGGTCGGGGCGCCGTCCTCGGTGACGGCGGTGACCGGGCGGCCGATGAGGCGCGAGGCGTGTTCGGCGGGGTCGTTGGCGGTGGCGGAGGCGAGGATGATCGTGGGATCCGAGCCGTAGTGCCTCGCCAGGCGGAGGAGCCGGCGCAGCACGAGGGCGACGTTGGCGCCGAATACGCCGCGGTAGGAGTGGCATTCGTCGATGACGAGGTAGTCGAGGTGGCGCAGCAGGCGGGCCCAGCGCTGGTGGTTGCCGAGCACCGAGGCATGGAGCATGTCCGGGTTGGTGAAGACGAAGCGGCTGGACTCGCGGATGCCGGACCGGGCCTCCTGGGGGGTGTCGCCGTCGTAGGGGGCGGGATGGACGCCACGCAGCTCGTCGATGTCACGGGTCATACTGAGAATTGCATGAAGTTGATCGTTTCCGAGCGCCTTCGTGGGGGTCAGATAGATCCCACACGCGGTCGGGGACTCTGCGAGCCTGGTGAGAATCGGGAGCTGGTAGCCGAGCGATTTCCCCGAGGAGGTGCCGGTCGCCACGACGACGTCGGTGCGCGCGCGGGCGAGGCGGGCGGTGTCAGCCTGATGCGAATACAGCTCCGTGATTCCGCTCTCCTGCAGGTGGGAGCGCAGGGAGGGGAGGACCCAGTGCGGCCAGTCCGCGTGCCGGGAGGCTCTGGCGGGGATGGTTTCGGAGTGGGTGAGCGTGGACTCCGGGTAGCGGCGGATTACCGCGTTCATCAATTCGTCGCCAAATTCGCTAGTCATTTTGCTACCCCCGGGGTGACGGCTTCCGGCCGTTTTCTAAGAAAGTTTGCTTAACACTAGCCATTCTCCGCCGAAACATGACACACTGACCTTGGTCGCAGATTCTGTGCGCAGTTCAACACTTTTTTCGAAGGGTGCTCGCAAAAGAAGTACCGCGAGCACCAGGCTTCCATAAGGAATGGCGGAAGCTTGGTGGTTCGGATCGACCCGGTGTCGTCAGATGACGATACTGCCTCATCATTTCGCCATTTCAAGAAAAAGGTTACACACCATGGCAACTGGTACCGTTAAGTGGTTCAACGCTGAAAAGGGCTTCGGCTTCATCGCTCCGGACGACGGCTCCGCTGACGTCTTCGTTCACTACTCCGAGATCCAGGGCAACGGCTTCCGTACCCTCGAGGAGAACCAGCAGGTCGAGTTCGAGGTCGGCGAGGGCGCCAAGGGCCCGCAGGCTCAGCAGGTTCACCCGCTGTAAGCAGTAAATCTGTCGCGCACGTCCCCGTCCCACAATCGTGGCGGCGGGGTTTTGCCGTTTCCGGCCGGCGGCCCACAGGTCACGCCACGTGCCGGCCCCTAGGCTCAGGCGTGGGAGAAGCCGCGGCGGACGTCGCGCCACTCGAAGAAGCGGTTCTGCACCTTCTGCAACAGGTAGCCGACCAGGGTGCCGGCGATGACGCCGATGGCCAGGCCCACCAGCGGGAGCTGCTGGAAGAGGAGGCCGCCGAGGTAGCCGACGCCCACGTTGATGATCGCCCACACCATCACGCCGATGGCGTCGAAGATAAAGAAGTAGAACCAGCGATAGCGCACGGAACCGAGGATGATCGTCGCCACCCAGCGGCCCCAGGGGATGAAGCGCGCGGCGACGATCGTGGAGCCGGCGCGGCGATTCATGTTTCGCCGCACCCAGCGCACCGCCTGGCCGCCCTTGGACTCGGGATTGAGCTTCGCGACGAAGCGGATCAGCCGGGTGCCCGCGAAATAGCAGATGTTGTCGCCGACGATGCCGCCGACGGAGGCCCACACGATGACGGCCCAGAGGTTCGGCTGGCCGGAGGCTCCCGCCCACGCGCCGGAAAGGTTGAGCACCGTCTCCGACGGGATCAGCGGAATCAGCGAATCCACCATGACCAGGAGGGCAACCAGGGGGTAGAAGAAATCCATCGCGATGATGGTTTCTATCCAGGCGGTCAGCTGGTCAGTCACGGGAGGCGGTCCTTGGTGGATATGCGCAGGGGCGGGTCAACGGAAAGTTTCATCCGAGTCTAGTGAGAAGGGCGCGGATCGGCTGGGTGAGCCGGTCCCCGGGACGGGGGTTATCCGCCGTCGACCTTGTGGGAAGTGCAGGACGGCCATTAAATACTGTGTACCGTAAACAGCATGTCTCAATCGCCCGTCTATCATCAGTCGGGCAAGGGTCCCGCCGGTAACCAGCCGGAGGGGCAGTCAATCAGGAGGGGTACCGGAAGTGTCTGAGAACGAAGGATCCGCCGGAGGCACCAAGACTCTGGTGATCGTCGAGTCGGCAACGAAGGCCAAGAAGATCCAGAAGTATCTGGGCAACGACTACATCGTCGAGGCCTCGGTCGGACATATCCGTGACCTGCCCCGTGGCGCTGCCGATATCCCGGTCAAGTACAAGAAGGAGCCCTGGGCCCGCCTCGGCGTCAACACCGAGGACGGCTTCCAGGCGCTCTACGTCGTCAGCCCGGACAAGAAGAAGAAGGTCGCCGACCTCAAGGCCAAGCTCAAGCAGGTCGACCAGGT from Corynebacterium guangdongense includes the following:
- a CDS encoding phage holin family protein, whose amino-acid sequence is MSNKEGLYTDGSSAYSAKVNSIPLSDVDSAKGAENSIGDLVSSATSQMSTLFRSEIELAKTEIVGEVKKGAVGGGLFAVAGVVGLYSSFFFFFFLAELLAVWLERWAAFLIVFLIMLVTAAVLALVGFQRVRKIRKPEATIRSVNELKKLKPGSAQAAVTATDRGLYT
- a CDS encoding HAD family hydrolase: MVETNRDDHSAESPQVNTPPPEHRVAAFFDLDKTIIATSSAYAFGKEFMHNGLISHTEAFQISLAKGTYMVAGHSSEQMDASRDQLTSLVSGWSVSEVSRITTEAMHTVVTPVIYSEARELIDFHKAAGHDVIIISASASQLVEPIAAELGIDQVVATELEVADGRFTGEILFYAKGDAKAQAIADLAEANHYDLASSFAYSDSATDIPMLEMVGNPVAVNPDRAMKKHALESGWEVRSFKDPVPLFPLPNARDVGIGAGVIAALAALTAGGWWLAQRGRRPGETPGNRSA
- the ssd gene encoding septum site-determining protein Ssd, coding for MSRTTPPLSEPYLLTAVANPLLHPDVGHAAAATGRPVIDLAAQLDGADRGAKANLLARHLPRAAAVIVDGDTARVLAGPRTHDHIFVTVRDEDPIPWEDVLACHADQVFYLPAQAAELLAAIADLPRTGSPADGTRDATHARGRVLIVTATAGGAGTSTLAAAVARTATRAGQLTTLVDGVDTSGGMDLLLGLEDTPGARWPDLHINPEGNLDAEALRTALPAEGTGLAVLSAARPTVAESFQLRPETIATVASTLAEAGGTVIVDAPPAQTWVHGDVESHPLATAADHLVLLTTAQVRPAAAASSIARRLAAAGIPHCLVARHRDWSGLDATDLTRLTGLDVSAEIATLPRLARTTEIAGLPNPVPAALGTAAGVALAAAGLPGGPR
- a CDS encoding TadA family conjugal transfer-associated ATPase, whose product is MSDATLIERLHRRLLDDPSLSATDPVTLAALIREEAPVISDVDVLDTLRRLRDDTTGAGRLDQLLSADNVTDILVNGPAEVWVDRGRGLERSEVTFASDDDVRALAVRLATACGRRLDDAQPFADGRLSRDDGSTVRVHALLAPPSASGTCLSLRVLHQATTRLDDLVTRGSVAAPQAQLLRGLLGARRSFLIVGGTGTGKTTLLAALLAEVPASERIICIEDTAELKPAHPHVLNLVTRGANTDGAGSIAMSQLLKQALRMRPDRIVVGEIRGGEVVDLLSALNTGHDGGAGTIHANSTTEVPARLEALAALGGLDRPALHAQLAAAVDVVLAMRRDTDGVRRLGQIAVLEGQPVVARVIWDSVSGPSADYTQTAAALTEER
- a CDS encoding type II secretion system F family protein produces the protein MTVVLLGDRLSIAVAALTVAGTGAVLGASALKRRRAIARSRATTALLGHLVADLEAGADPATALARAAEETTAAPDITRLVRSAAVHARRGHSPAPVLTGQEELRELAEVGKAWGLAQRHGIPLAGLLRMQGEQITQALRHEAATTASLQGPQATALILSALPLAGIALGSTMGANPVAWLLGGGLGGTLLMAGTALNCAGLLLAHEIIRRARS
- a CDS encoding type II secretion system F family protein yields the protein MTLTLILLCASLTLTAPGPAGRLLPGEGPEPRRSPKTPRDGPHPVRTAAELEIYAACMDAGLSPAAASTALAAVAGPATARVWAHVGALLSLGIPSHRAWDQAIGTPGLDELARTARLADRSGAASADATRRIAAGLRAEAADQSTARAERASVLIAIPLTACFLPAFLILGLAPVIISLASTMF
- a CDS encoding DUF4244 domain-containing protein, giving the protein MLDRIKNQLTNDHGMSTIEYAMGSLAAAALAAVLYLVVNSGGVTDAFETIITDALSNTPG
- a CDS encoding Rv3654c family TadE-like protein codes for the protein MTRARHLLADDSGSATLVTVGFSVALASLLLVMVHAYSQVRDQQLARTAADLAAVAGAWAHSWGEPACATAREFAEANGAKLVDCRLDKESGDVTVTTGVGTREAAARAGPI
- a CDS encoding DEAD/DEAH box helicase, which produces MTSEFGDELMNAVIRRYPESTLTHSETIPARASRHADWPHWVLPSLRSHLQESGITELYSHQADTARLARARTDVVVATGTSSGKSLGYQLPILTRLAESPTACGIYLTPTKALGNDQLHAILSMTRDIDELRGVHPAPYDGDTPQEARSGIRESSRFVFTNPDMLHASVLGNHQRWARLLRHLDYLVIDECHSYRGVFGANVALVLRRLLRLARHYGSDPTIILASATANDPAEHASRLIGRPVTAVTEDGAPTGARTVALWEPGFIDGAEGENGAPVRRAATTEAAGIMAVAIAEGARTLTFVRSRRAAEVVAMRAQEELISLGRRDFAARVASYRAGYLAEDRRALEKALDDGTLLGVASTNALELGIDVGGLDAVVTAGFPGTVASFWQQAGRAGRRGQGSLVVLVARDEPMDTYLVHHPEALLGTPVERSVFNPRNPYVLRGHVYCAAVEKPLSEAEVDELGAREVVRELADVGLLRQRPTGWFATPRPAGVDELPTPETAHQSVALRGGTGEEVMIVDVSDGRLLGTIDGGRAPAQIHPGAVYLHQGASYVIDDLDLDDHVALARPEVPDFSTTARSVTDIRLLSQPADQEIINYSPGLWVANVEVEVTDQVVGYVLRLADGTIGEMVSLDMPQQRLVTRAVAYTIDPMVLTELGISPADAPGSLHAAEHAAIGLLPLIATCDRWDIGGVSTALHPDTNLPTVFVYDGNPGGAGFADEGFRRFPEWIEATFETVRSCSCESGCPSCVQSPKCGNGNNPLDKAGALRLLGGLVTMTARS
- a CDS encoding cold-shock protein, which translates into the protein MATGTVKWFNAEKGFGFIAPDDGSADVFVHYSEIQGNGFRTLEENQQVEFEVGEGAKGPQAQQVHPL
- a CDS encoding DedA family protein; protein product: MTDQLTAWIETIIAMDFFYPLVALLVMVDSLIPLIPSETVLNLSGAWAGASGQPNLWAVIVWASVGGIVGDNICYFAGTRLIRFVAKLNPESKGGQAVRWVRRNMNRRAGSTIVAARFIPWGRWVATIILGSVRYRWFYFFIFDAIGVMVWAIINVGVGYLGGLLFQQLPLVGLAIGVIAGTLVGYLLQKVQNRFFEWRDVRRGFSHA